One Callospermophilus lateralis isolate mCalLat2 chromosome 13, mCalLat2.hap1, whole genome shotgun sequence genomic window, aaatatatatattttttaatgttgagAATAGGATGTGATGCTACCAACCCTACTTTCATAATGAATCCCTACAGCCTTATTCCCTTGAGGATCTGTCTAATCATTTCAAGTCTGCAGATCCTCATACCCACACCAACTTGCATGACTGTAACATGACATACGGTTGCAAACAAACTTTAAAATTTTGGACTCTGAGAAGTTACAGAATGAATGAAGAAGATACTGATGGAGAATGTTTTGAACCACTACTGGCATCAGATGCTTACACAAACAGGAAAGTAGATGCTCATGGGCAAAATGCAAGAGTCCTCCAAAGCAAGAAACAGAATACTGTTCTCACGGGAAGGGCTACCTTTCTGCCTTTTGCTTGGGATCTGAGCAGCCTAGATTCTGCCTGGTAAAATGACAGTGCTTAGTCCATCAAAGATGCCACTGGTGTCTCAAAGGCTGAGCAGCTGCTCTCTACCCACAGAGCAAGCTTTGCCTTTCACCTGGTCTGTGGGTCGGAATGGGTCCTCGATTTGGTGAGAATTTCTTGGTTGCATGCGGGGCTCGAAGTGCACCAGGCGGTAGGACTGTGTCTTCAGGAAGCTGGTTATCCATTGAGCTGCGGCATCCCCACAGTCCCTACCCTGGATCTCCAGGCCATGCACTCTGCACAGGGGACAGGGCAAAGGGCGGGCATAGATTTGAAGATTTGAGCACCCTGACACACTATGTCCAAGATATATCAGAAGAGCTGcagtatcccagctgctgtattgCTATGGTTCTTTCATTGTCAGAGAACCTCCTTTTAGCCCAGCCCTGCCTCACCATTgtgaaagcctaaatgaaaaagaaagcacATTGTAAACCTTGCTTTTCCTGATTGTAAAACTGACTGACGCATACTTGTATCTTCCTACCTGGATGGAATGCAAGGAAGATGAAATGAGGTAGTATTTAAAATGTACCCAGCTGAGCGCAGCGTatacactgtaatcccagtgactcaggaagctgaggcaaggggattgcaaatttgaggccagcttatgcaatttagcaagacattgtctcaaataaataaataaataaataaacaaggctGGGGAcgtgattcagtggtagagcatccctgggtttaatccccagtactaccaaaaaaaaaaaaaaaagtatactgaGTCCCCAGAAGAAAACTAGGGAATCAGTCTAAAGTAAATTTATAATAGCTGTAAAATCTGGTTCACCCAGCTGAAGAgcaaccaaaaatatttattgacatTCATGACTAATACTTGGCCAGTACATGAAAATAAAACTAGATGTAGTAACATATATGAAAAGTTATTGATAACATTAAAAATCAACTTGGATTTGTTGCCAGCAATAACTTTGAAGGATTTGAAGTATTTCCTTTCTAATGCATAGCTGTGTGCAGGACTGTGTGGAGCTATGAATTTCTCAGCTGCCAGAGGAAATAAATGCTATAGTATAGGCCAGGTTTCCCAAAGTGAGGCACCATTAATAACTATTGTAGGAGTTCAAGATAACTGTAGGTGCCACATGGGAAGATCCTCAAGTTAATGGTGAACTGCACAGAGAGaaagcaattctcttcagcttagTGATGTCTGTAACTTTTAGTAACAATTGATAACCATCTCATTTAATGAAGAAAGAACAAACTGCAGAGTCTTCTATAAGCAATGGTTTCTAGCTAGATTTAGTAATATTTGCTTATTCCATATTAGCTGTAGTAACTTAATCTTTGCttccagccaggtgcagtggcacatgcctgtaatcccagtggcttgggagtctAAGGCagcaggactgcaagttcaaatacagcctcagcaacttagtgagaccctaagcaacttagcaaaaccctgttcttaaataaaatataaaaagagctggtgatgtggctcagtggttaaggacccctaagttcaattgttggtaccaaaaaaaaattgcttctatATCTAAAAAATTATATAGGTAgctattttcttccttttgaaataaatatgtctaatttgtttttgttttgttgttgttgttgttggttttcttttgtttctggggaactggagattgaatccaagggtactctaccactgaatcacatctcttttatttttattttttattttgagatagggtcttgctaagccttGACATAGaaattgcaatcttcctgcccagatgaataattttttaaaaagatgaatcaATGTAAAGAGAACTATTAAGGAAATAAAGGTAGAGATATTTTGTTGTCTGGCCTAAATCATGATCATATTCTACAAATGCTTAAATTTTGGGAAAGCATAGTCAAGTAGGTTTAATTAGGTATCCTCTTTCCACAAATGACTTGCTCCAGGACCTTGGTGATATTTACTTATCCTGAGActcaatttcttcatctataaaatggggattaaaaaaaaaacttagttgtGAAGATTAACGACAATCTAAAAGAAGTCCCAAAACAATTCTTAGGTTTGGAACATGTTCAGTAGATAGTAACATTTATTCTAGTACTCCCTCTCAGTTATTTTAAGTTATCTTAtgtattctttatttatttatttcatgaagtaaatatttactatttatttatttatttattacttatttatttcatgaaataaatatttaatcaaaTAAAAGCATCTATTCTCTAATAATAatatagaaataaatttctatattGTAAAACAAATTGAGTACAGTATCCTatgtttttatataattttatataattgcTCTGTATATAAAGTGGGGAATGATTATTTACACTGCCTTGGATCACTACAACGAACAGTGAGATCAGCTGCATTTAGAGTTTGCATGAATTTTTTAAGACTTTTTAATGGAAGTGTGATATTCATATAGAGATAGGTACTGCTATTCCATGTGACTTGATGCCTTTTCACACACTCCTATTACACCTGTCCTTAGAGGGCTGAGTACACACTCAGGCCCTATGAAGAATGAGACTGTTTTATCAGCAAAGACCAGGAGTGTCTGCCTGACTCTTTTCTGGATCAAGATAAAGAATAAATATAATGAATAAAAGAAACATACCAAAACTCATTTATCCAAATGGTCATTACCTTTTTAAAGTAATCACCTTCGGAAGTAGCATAGTCATTCCAACCTAAAATTAATCATATCTACTTACTACTTCTTTTAAGTCTACTTCATTGTTTAAACTGAGCAATAATCTTACCTGGGTTGACGACCTTCTTATTCATAGGACTCAGCTCTGAACGACTTTTCTGCTTTTTCCATAAATTGAATTCACAGTAAGAGGGTGAAGATTTTCACtactgagtgtgtgtgtatgtatgtggttTAATGTCTAATATGTGAATTTTGGAAGCATCTCGAATAATAGCAGTTCTACCCAAATCTGTATATACAGACAGCCTTGAAGGTCACTTCCTTATTGGATGCCTCTTTGTTGGTGTCTGTGAAAAAAATGTCAGTCTCCTTCCCCAAAGTCAAACCTTACCAGACCTCCCCACTACTACCACCGAGGCTCCCTCTTGGTCCTGCCCTTCAGAAGCCAAACCCCGGGCTCTCCTCTGTTGCATTTATGGGATTTATGGGTGGGTAGAGGAGCAGGGAGCAGAAGATGCAGTTATAGTTTGGTTGTGAGGCATCCTGTGtttatgcaggaatgttcagaggtaaagtgaTTGGACTGTGAGGGTTGTAACCTAATGGgtccattctagtttgaatgACTAAGTGGTAACTGTAGACACATGTGGTGTAGCTAGAGGAggtggtcactggggacatgctctGGATGGGCTCATCATCTTCCCTCTGGCCCCTTCCCCACTCcctttctgcttcctgaccccaccAACAAGAGataagcagctttcctccactggaCCCTTCCCTGTGATGTACTGctttaccttgggcccagagcaagggaGTCAACCATCTATgggctgaaaccatgagccccaaatgaacttttcctcttctaagttgttcttgtggagtattttggtcacagcagatgcaaaagctgattaaaacagctGCTTAGACTCCTCAGGCAATTGTTATATTTTTACTGAGTTAGAGCATTTGCATCCATTTTGGGTCATTTTGTAAACACTTCACCTCATGACTTATTACATGGCAACTTCTATGTATAGGTCCCGAGTTCTGGTTCATAATCACTCAAAACTTGGGGAAAATTTGTTGTCTTCTTCCTGCTTATCACATTTATCCTCAGTTGTAAGCAGCCACAATTGTGCTATTAGATTCAGCGTTCCCATTCACACGTTCTCTCAGAGAatccaaaaagagagagaaaagttcCAAATGTTCCTAAAATCTCTAGCCACCAAgaatataggcgtgcaccaccgtgcccagcctcTAACTGCATTCTAATCGATATGTTTAGAAACAttgtaactttttttaaaaaaagttatttgttctttttagttatacatgatatatcatacatacgtggagtataatttctcattcttgtggttgtacatgatgtggagttacactggtcgtgtattcatataaaaGGAAGAccccaagttcaaagacagcctcagcaacttagcgaggccctccgtaacttagcaagacactgtctctaaataaaatacaataaaaagggctggggatgtggctggttgagcgcccctgggttcaatccccaataccaaaaaaaaatgcaattagaTATGCTGATAAATTAAAGCTTTAAAAAGTTGGTAAAACCTTTCTGCAAACCAACTGCAACATGTATCAAAAATCTGTAGGATCCATACTCTTATTCCAAACAAAACTACTGCTAGTAGTTTTTccctaagtaaataataaaagattATTATTTACAAAGTCTTATGTCAAGGTATTCCTCACATTCTTCTTTATACCTGAAAAAAAGTGGTAAATCATTCAAATGTTTAAACATGGGGACATGTTAAAATGCATTAGCGAACACCCATAGAATAAAATAGTATGCCAACATGAAAAATGGCATCTTTTTGAAGATTTTTTAatgacatgaaaaaatactcactatGTCAACTTACGTATATAAGCAGAATTCAAGACTGGTTTTATAATATTATGTAAATATGATTGTAAAAGTAGTAGCCAAGGGGACCATAAAGAAAATATGCTAAAATATTAATTATGGTTATCTCACATCGTTTttgttctcttcctcttttttttttttggcattttccAATTTGTCAACAACAGATATGTATTTTATAATCAGAAAAGCCATACAGTAAAAACATATTGCTATGTTTAAGACTAAGATATTATAGGAGCTATATCAGAATTGCATTTTATGAACTTTTCAGAGTCCttaagacatttttcagctctgtTTTTTGATGTAGTATTACATCTTCTGATAGACTAGGGTCTACATTTAACATTCACATTACATTTGAATTTGAAATGCAGAAACTATAACAGGAATATAATTGAAGTAAACTTAATTTtcccatatgggataaaaaactcTAGATATGATATCTTAGAGACAAATCCAGTTTTCGCAGGATGATTGCTTCCCTCCAGCCCTTTGATGTTGAGAACAGAACATCTCTACAGAGCATGCTCCTGGACTGAATGTCCACACTGACTACTGGGAAATTAATGCCAGATCACTCTTCTGGTTGCAGCTGTTCCTTTCTATTTTAGAACTCCCTTTCATTAGAACTAAACATCATAGTTCTAATATGATAGTGTATTTTCGTGGTCTTTTGCAACTTCTTTCTGAACTCAGTTTTACGATATATCCAGATTTTCCAAACCATGTAAGGAGAGTCTTAAGACAATATATAGCTATATCTCAACCTCACTTTTTCCAGGACCCTCTCTCCACCTGCCACCACCCCATTCCTGTCCATCTTTTATTCTTCTCTTGGAGACACTTTAATACATGTTTGCTCCCACTGTttccttcagggaactttcacatCTCTCAACCCAACACAAGCTTCTGATTCTGTCTCCAGCTTCTTCTGTTagatttacatggtgctgaggacttAGCCCTGCATATATTACATCAGCAATCAATGGTTAattataaataacatttttttaaacattaaaattatttttaaaaatgtttaaaaattaaacaaaagaggATTCCCTCTCTAGTTTACATTTTCCCAAAATAgcatgaatatttatttattaaggcAAAGGGCTAAGACCTGCCCTGCCCTTACCTGCACTTGCGCACAGCATTTGTGGTGGATATTTTGATGGGCAGCAGCAGATCCTTCATGCAGGCTGCActcagagtcagggtctcacggtCACAGGTCAGGGAAATCAGGACCAAGCGAGGTTCCTGTCGAGCAGTAACCATGTTCCCATCTTCATTGATCACAAGCCAAAATCTGACATTTTCAAAATACAGGATATGTGTGGATCACCATGACAGGAAGCCAGTCTCTATAAGAGCTGCAATTatatgcagtcattgttgatttcCTCCCTGTAAACCTGGGATGTGTGAATTTGCATGTGTCTATCTGTCTGTAACCAACTCGGCAGCAAGCAAGACTGAGCCTATCAGCTAATTTTGAAGGGATGAATAATTACTCAAGCACCCAGTACAGTGTGCAGAACATTTTGAGCTCCTTGATGGCACAAAAATCAAAGATGCTAATTGTATTTTCATCTCAATTGTCATCTCAGTTGCTGATCACTTTCATTAAACATGCCCCAAGGAGATGATGGGAATCTATTTCTCTAGAAGATTGGAAGGGAACAAGAAAGTACTGTGCTGGCACCTAGTAGGAAATGGGCTTTCAGCAACAGAAAGACTGTTCCTAATATTGTTCACAGCGCATAGAGTTCAGCTGAGCACTTGCAATTTGCCTTGCCAATTCCACccccaatcttttttttaaacttaatgtCAATATTCAGTGCTGTGAATTCTGCAATTTGCTAAAAGGTTTATTGTCAATCTGGTATATATTTTTCCTGGCTCAGTACTCCTGGTTTTTAAATACTTCCTGGAAAAAAGATAAATGGAGAAATACAGAGTACTATTTCCAGAAAAAGAACAGCACATTTGTGTAGGTTCACTCCTAAAGAAACAAAACCTATTGGTATTTTGGTCATTTCAACAGGCACTGATCAAGTGATTACAATTACAGAAGTAAGCTTGTGCTTTCACGGTCCCCAGACATGAGGAAAGAATAGCAAATATTTTAGATCATTGAAAATATTTCTTGTATCACCTCCAGCAGGCTATCATGGTTGAACTATTCAACTACACTAgaaaatatggtcagcataagccCTTTCCCTTACTGCTTTTTAATCAGCCCTTCATTCTGCACAGTCTGAACCCTGCCCTGTCTCAAATCCTTGGGATAACACACGAGTATTCTCTCTAGTAATCCTTCCTGGTAGTAACAACAGTTTAATCATTCTAAAGTACAAGTCTGATCTTTGTATCCTCTCATCCAAAATCCCTCCATGGTTCCTACTTTCAGGATAAAATTCTAACTTCTAAGTAAAACATGCAAGTCCTTATAATCCAACTGCTTTCCTGCTGTTCTTACCTCCCCATGCATTTACAGACattggcatttttaaaatatgctttcaATAGCAGTGAAACACATATGGCATAAATACCCATCATACTCCTATGTACAGacccaaaagaactgaaaacaaGGCGTCACACAGACATTTGCTCATAGATGTACATCATAGCAGTATTCCAATGTTATAAGGTATTAATAACTCCAGTCTCCATcaataggaaaaaaatttttaatgtgaTTCTAACCATTTTGATCATCCTAATCATTTTGAAGTGCATTTagtggcattaagtacattcacaatgttgtgTGACCATTACAGCTCTTTCCAAAACTTTTTCATCATCCCAAACAGAAATTCTGTACCCACTAATGCAATAGTTCTCCATGCTTGCCCTCCCTCATTTTCCAGTAACCCCTAATTCCCTTTCTGCCTCTATGATTATTATAGATATTTCATATAGCTGGAATCATGCAACATTTGTGCTTTCATGTCATGCTTATCTGAATTAGCATTATGTTTTCAATATCTATCCATGTTATGGCGTGTAACAGAACACTCCTTGTCATGGCTTATTGATATTCTACTGGATGTATAAGCCACATACCATTTTTCCATCCATCCACCAACAGACACTTGGGTTGCTTCTactttttagctattgtgaataatgctaccaTGGACATTCGACATTCAATGTTCTAGAGAATATTTGTCATGTTCTAGTCTCTATTTTCAGTTCCTTTGGGCAAATATCTCAGAGTATGCCAGTCTTACCCCAGCATGTCCTCTCaagtcaagaattttttttttttttaatttcctccctgTAAAGTATTCCTCTCCCAACTTACTTGCATGGAAAGTTCctaatcattttccaattttcagctTAAGACATTCCTTACTCTGTGAAGTCCCTAGGGTGCACCCCCAACAGCTCCTTCCTGTGTGTTCCCGGATGTggtgaaaaggctatcttttctccctgACACTTGTCACAACCCCCACTGAGTTGGTTGTCATATAGGACTGTAAgcttttgttggtttttcttgatCTCACTTTCTAGGAGTATATGATAGCAAACATAAAGAATTTACCATAGTGTCTGGTATAAATGCCAGCTCTGATTATCTTCTATTATAATATGAGCTTAAATGTTTTCTGAATTGATATGGTAGTAAAATTACAATGCCCTttgactctggggtctataaaaacaaattaattatTGCCTGTATTCtaaatgattgccattctgagtggagtaagatgaaatcttagtagttttgatttgcagttctctaattgctagagatgttaaacatttttttcatatattttttaaattaattgattgtattttttaaatacatgtatttcttcttctgtgaaatgtctgttcagttccctagcccatttgttgactgagttatttggttttttggtgttaacttttttgagttctttatatatcctagagatgcatgtggtaaagatttttttcccattccgtaggctctctcttcatgatattcattgtttctcttgctgagaagaaGGTTTTTTAGTTCAAATTCACCCCTTTTATTGAttctacttcttgcactttaggggtcttgttaaggaagtcagatcctaggccgatggggtgaagatttgggcctactttttcttctagtaagtgcagggtctctgttctagtgcctaagttttgatccactttgagttgagtttagtGCAGGATGaaggatagaggtttaatttcattttgtaacacgtgtctttccattttttccagcaccatttgttgaatagactatcttttctccagtgaatgtatttgtgtaggtttgtctctatgtcttctattctgtacctttggtctatATGTCTGTTTCAGTGCCAATGCCATGCAGTTTCatataggcaacaataaatgttggcaaggatgtggggggaaaaagatacactcatacattgctggttggactgcaaattggtgcaaccactatggaatgcattatagagattcctcagaaaactcagaatggaactaccatttacaGAGCTAGCCCATTCTTCAGTTTATATACaacagacttaaaatcagcacactacagtgacagGGCCatgtcagtgtttatagcagctcaattcacaatagctaaactatggaaccaacctaggtgtccttcaacagatgaatggattaaaaaatatggtacatatatttgatgtACTATTTCtcggctttaaagaagaatgaaattatggcgtttgctggtaaatggacagaattggaaaatatcatgctaagcgaaataagccaatctccaaaacacgaaggccaaatgttttctctgatatgtagatactaattcacaatgagGTGGGgggtgctagggaagaatagggttactttagattaggtagaggaagtgaagggaggagagAGGATATGTTGatagaaaggatagtagaatgaaacaaacactattaccttatgtacatattTGACTGCATGACCTATATGATTCTACagcatgtacaatcagaaaaatgagaaactatACCCCATttatgtggtacatatatttatgataggtcaaagtgcataaatacattctactgtcatgtataactaattaaaacaaattaaattttttaaaaaatctatttcaaaaaataaataaataaattctataaTTTTTCAGAGTCCACTGTACAAATCATGGAACATTTAAGATTCTGGGCCTTCTTCCTGAATCAAAGGGGCATAGGTTACAGCCCATGTCAGTCCTGTGTTACTTACTGAAGTTTTGAGGCTGATCTGGGAAGAAGTTTGAAGTGCAGCCTTCCAAAAGGGCCCAGAGTGGGATTGAGGCCAGACCCCAAAGAGGACAAAGCTGTTGGCTCAGAAGTTTTGAAACCTTCTTTGAACTCCAGCTGTCATCATGCAGAGAGGGGATTAATAAAGCCACTGTTAACAAAGCCCCAATGTGCTAATAAAAACAGGAAGGAGTCCTGCTTTGGCTGCTGTGTAACTACGAATCTTACTTTCtttatctacaaaaaaaaaaaaaaaaaaaaaaaaaaaaaaaaaatttgagaaaatcaggaaaaataaaatgCAGCAGCATTTTTTAGGCTGCCAGAAGGTATTCAATTGCTGCCATAATTATGTGCTTGGCCTTGCTGGGATCTTGGAGGACTGGGCTTTACAGCTACAagttccccaccaccaccaccatcaaatTTGAAGGTAGTTACTAAAATTTAAGAGACCTGAACCAATCCTTTGAAGATGCTAGATGGAGATTTAAAAATTTGCTCATAAaggagcacaaaaagcaggaaaTCCGGAAAACGCAGAGGCTCAAGGTCCCAAACCCTCAGGGTCTGCTGTTGTGGGtgagactatttatttatttatttattcatgcattcattcattcattcattcattcattcattctccctctttttccttgTCTCACTCCTCCCCCAGTTTCTTTGTAAGGGAAGAAGGACCTATCAGAGGCCTCTGCAGACCTTCCCAGGGGCGCTCAGTGTCCCAACCCGCGTCAGCCGCGCCGGGGCTCTGCTTACCTGTCCCGCAGGAGACCGCATCGCAGCCCCATGGCTGTGCATTCCGCCTCGCTCACCGACATCCCTTTGCAGGACTTGATCGGGTAGATCCACAGCTGCGCCACGGTGCCCACCTGCCGCAGCGGCCGGCGCTTCCTGGGCCGCACTCGGCGCCAGGCGACAGCCCCCAGGGCCACCATGGCCAGACCTAGGGCAGCGACGCTGAGCCAAGGTCGAGGCTGCGCCGGGAGGCCGAGGCGGGCCAGCGCCGAGGAACCGGCGGTACCCATGGCCCGAGATGCCCGGGGCGGCGGGAAAGCCTGCGTGGATGGACACTAGGCAGCGGTGGGGCCGGGGCGCGGCGGAAACCCCAGGCCACAGGGATCGTGCGGTCCTAGGCCCGGAGCCCAAAGGGCGTGCAGCTCCTGAGCCCTAACCCGCCAATCAGAGCTCCGCATCCTTCTTCTGGGAGCTGGTGTGGGAGGTGGTAGCTCAGCTTCCAGTTTTTGCCCTGCCTTCCCCATTTCCCACGGCCTATGGCTTCAAGGCAATAGGCCCCTCTCCCATGTTCCTGCCAGTGTCTAGTTAATTAACGTATTTGTGGCGTTGTTTGCttgaaccaaaaagaaaaaaactgcgtgattttgaaattagaaatcagGTAGCGAAGCCTCAGAACTGGAAGGGCCTTCGCTGGGACCCTGCAAGCCTGGGGCTCTGGCTGGGAAGGTTGGTATAAGACCTCCAGGCTTCTTCCACCCTGAGGACAGTGACCTCAGTCACTTGCCACTTACAAACGAGGTCATTATTTTAACCCATTTTGTCCCATCCTTCTTTATATGGAGCATCTACACAAACTTAAATTGAGCAATAAATAAACCACTTGTggcaattttgaaataattattatgTTTTTATAGGTCTagtcttttgaaaataaaaataggtgAATGATTACAATCCTTCTAGAGggattataataattatataaaagGTATGCAAGGATATGTGATATACAAGCTCTTGATTATTATTTCCGACCTATTTTGATGCACCTGTGTCAATTTTGTTCAAAAAGAGttgaaaacttgggacttaaAGAGATAACCAACAAAGCCACCACTATcagagtgacttaggaggctgattgtgttacagaaaaaaattattcccacacttattaaatttttaaagaagacTATTCAAATTATTGGGTGtataagctcagtggtagagcacttgtgtagCATGCATGAATGATGTCataagttccatccccagcatgggTGAAAAATAAGTATTCTTACAGGGGTATTACAATAGGAGATGGAGATTGAGCTCAATTCTTCATTACAGCAAAGATATCCGGGGACTTATAGGCAAGGGGCATAGGGGTCAGTAGATAGAAAATCACTACCAGGAGACATCAAGGGGAATGAGACTCTTGCTAAAGGAGTTCAAGGTGCAGTTTCCTGTCAGGGCAAGGTGAGAGTTGAGGAACTTGAGCCAATAACCAGAGTGGTGAGCTATCAAGGGTGGGGAATTCTATCTAAACTGACTTAGCAAGATTCTTACTAAGAACTTGGATTCCACAGGCCTGGGAGGGGTGGGGGATTGGGGAGTGGAACCAAGGTTGAGGCCTAGTCAAGAAAAGGACCTAAAGTGAAGTTTGGTCAGGTAAACCACCAGTCCCTCCGTCTAGAACTGTCCATGCAGAGGGAACATGTCTGGGATTAGAGAAGGGAGAATTCTCAAAGGGGAGCGGACCTTTTTCCTTTAGCAGGTAATTCATTTCAGGGCCCTTCAGTACTCAAGAAGGATCCTTCTAGAATGTTGGTCCTCATCATAGATGTACAGGCCCAAACAGATGCTATCCTCTCTTCCAATCCTGGATCACCCTCACCCTCACTCCTATGAAATCCAGAAATTGTGTTCAAAGTACAGAGGTCACTGTTTCTCCAGCTGTTGGGATGCATTAATGATCTAGACTCTTCCAGGGTTGGCTGGAGGGAGAAGAAGGTTGGGTAAATCTTTCCTCCGTGAAAGAAGTGTTGATTGATTGTGGTGTGCCACTGAGTATGTGGGTGAAGTGTGACTCAGCAGTATGGCACAGGACTTGAGTTCCGTATTCTTCACAGAAAGACAGCTCCGAGACACTGGCGCCTCTGTGTTTCTGTCTGTCTCCCTCCTTAATCTCTTTGGAAAGTTAAAAGGGAAAATATGGCTTTTTTATTTTAGTGGTTAGCATGACTTTCTCATTTTATCACTTCCCAAAATGTATCAGCGGATGGCTTGATTACTACTCTCACCTCACAGGGTGCCAGGGATGAAGGTTAACTTCAGTCCCAGAAACTtgtgaaagaaaatgaagaaaaaaaatggagaaggaaGAAATACCTGCTCCTTATTATTTACCACTAGGAAGTGTCCTCATCTCAGACCAGCCATC contains:
- the LOC143379194 gene encoding mitochondrial amidoxime-reducing component 1-like isoform X1; translated protein: MGTAGSSALARLGLPAQPRPWLSVAALGLAMVALGAVAWRRVRPRKRRPLRQVGTVAQLWIYPIKSCKGMSVSEAECTAMGLRCGLLRDRFWLVINEDGNMVTARQEPRLVLISLTCDRETLTLSAACMKDLLLPIKISTTNAVRKCRVHGLEIQGRDCGDAAAQWITSFLKTQSYRLVHFEPRMQPRNSHQIEDPFRPTDQVAYSDASPFLVLSEASLEDLNSRLEKKVKASNFRPNIVISGCGVYAEDSWNELLIGDVELKRVMACSRCMLTTVDPDTGIMSRKEPLETLKSYRQCDPSEQKLYGKSPLFGQYFALDNAGTVKVGDPVYLLGE
- the LOC143379194 gene encoding mitochondrial amidoxime-reducing component 1-like isoform X2; this translates as MGTAGSSALARLGLPAQPRPWLSVAALGLAMVALGAVAWRRVRPRKRRPLRQVGTVAQLWIYPIKSCKGMSVSEAECTAMGLRCGLLRDRFWLVINEDGNMVTARQEPRLVLISLTCDRETLTLSAACMKDLLLPIKISTTNAVRKCRVHGLEIQGRDCGDAAAQWITSFLKTQSYRLVHFEPRMQPRNSHQIEDPFRPTDQVAYSDASPFLVLSEASLEDLNSRLEKKVKASNFRPNIVISGCGVYAEISIPQPPRVK